Below is a genomic region from Actinomadura sp. NAK00032.
CCGCGCCGTCATCGAGGCGCCGGCGCGGATCACCGCGTCCGGCGCGGTGCCGCTGCCCGTCCCGGCCGTCGAGCCGCTGTTCGCGGGGCTGATCGCGCACGTGTCCGGCTACGAGGAGCTGGCCCTGGACGCGGCGCTGCGCGGCGGCGTCGACCGGGTCGCCGCCGCGCTGCTCGCGCACCCCCTCGTCGGGCAGCGCGAGCCGGCCGAGCGGCTCGCCCGCGACCTGGTCGCCGCCAACCGCGCGCACCTGCCGTGGGCCGCGTGATGGCCGCAGCCCCGGGCGTGCTCGTCGCCGTGGACGGCGGCAACAGCAAGACCGACGCGGCGGTGCTGAGCACCGGCGGGGAACTGCTCGCCACCGCGCGCGGCGGCGGCTTCCACCCGCAGGCGGGCGGGCTCGACGCCGCGCTGGACGCGCTGGACGCGGTGGTCGCCGCCGCGCTGCGCGACGCGGGCGCCGGGCCCGGCGACGTCGCGCACCTCGCCGCCTACATGGCCAACGTCGACCTGCCGGACGAGGAGGAGCGGCTGGAGAAGCTGCTGCTGGCCCGCGGCGCCGCACCGGGCGTCACGGTCGGCAACGACACCTTCGCGCTGCTGCGCACGGCCGCCACCGAGGGGTGGGGCGTCGCCGTGGTGTGCGGCGCCGGGATCAACTGCGCGGGCGTCGCGCCGGACGGCCGCACCGCCCGGTTCCCCTCCCTCGGCGACCACACCGGCGACTGGGGCGGCGGCGCCGCGCTCGGCCGGGCCGCGCTGTGGCACGCCATCCGCGGCGAGGACGGCCGCGGCCCCGCGACGGCGCTGACCGCGGCGGTCGCCGCGCACTTCGGCGTGGACCGCGCCCTCGACGTCGGCCTCGGCATCCACCTCGGGGAGATCGCCCAGGGCCGGCTCACCGGCCTCGCGCCCGTCCTGCTGGACGCCGCCGAGGCCGGGGACGCGGTCGCCGGGCGGGTCGCGGCGCGGCTCGCCGAGGAGGTCGCCGTCCTCGGCTCGGTGGCGCTGCGGCGCCTCGGGCTGCTG
It encodes:
- a CDS encoding BadF/BadG/BcrA/BcrD ATPase family protein, yielding MAAAPGVLVAVDGGNSKTDAAVLSTGGELLATARGGGFHPQAGGLDAALDALDAVVAAALRDAGAGPGDVAHLAAYMANVDLPDEEERLEKLLLARGAAPGVTVGNDTFALLRTAATEGWGVAVVCGAGINCAGVAPDGRTARFPSLGDHTGDWGGGAALGRAALWHAIRGEDGRGPATALTAAVAAHFGVDRALDVGLGIHLGEIAQGRLTGLAPVLLDAAEAGDAVAGRVAARLAEEVAVLGSVALRRLGLLDTPADVVLGGGVLAARRPPLMDAVAARYADLAPRARLLVPEDPPLLGAALLALDHVGAPPAAHDTLRATFRRRRP